A part of Aegilops tauschii subsp. strangulata cultivar AL8/78 chromosome 2, Aet v6.0, whole genome shotgun sequence genomic DNA contains:
- the LOC109759865 gene encoding uncharacterized protein yields MRGSARSLVETATRQIKPGNGLARVMTITTPKKHEKEISPTESALPKDENVEPLVAFSRPPPLPPVLGPLIALSLFQTSSSDEDSK; encoded by the exons ATGAGGGGAAGCGCGAGGTCTCTAGTTGAAACCGCAACCAGACAAATCAAACCTGGCAATGGACTCGCAA GGGTGATGACGATTACCACTCCCAAGAAGCACGAGAAGGAGATCAGCCCTACTGAATCTGCCCTCCCAAAGGATGAAAACGTCGAGCCCCTCGTCGCTTTCAGCCGGCCGCCTCCTTTGCCACCGGTTCTAGGCCCCTTGATCGCGCTCTCGCTTTTTCAGACTTCTTCTAGTGATGAGGACAGCAAATGA